The Lolium rigidum isolate FL_2022 chromosome 1, APGP_CSIRO_Lrig_0.1, whole genome shotgun sequence region aggactcgagggcagcggatcaacggatcggcggacgaaccctcatacgggttgcgcggcccccggagtagatcatggagatcgacctccccgggggcggcgcggcgcggaaactttgcggcggctaggtcaaggagcgtgccgctctgataccatgttgaaggatagagagggagagagatatgcggaatatgatggatgatattattgagcctcatgggcgagtatatataggcgtacagggatcatcttggagtgcaacacaagacacaagatctatctctatcctagactacctaaaccgtacgtataccaaatatatctctaacacataCTATGCCCTATTTAAACCCGCGCCTGGTACTATTACATTCCATTCATCTGGGATCTTACCCACACCACCGTCAATGGCGAATGCCACGAATCACGTCGACGCCGTGAGCGACCAGGCTGCACTCTCCGTGCGCCTCCTCGCCAGGCTCCGCAAAAACAAGAACCTGGCCTTCTCGCCGCTCTCATTCCACGCCATGCTCTCCCTTCTCGCCGCCGGCGCCTCAGCCGCTGCGCGCGACCAAATCGTTTCCTTCCTGGGCCCGGCGGGCGCCGAGGCACACGCTGCGCTCGCCTCCAAGGTGGCCTCCAGAGTCCTCGCCGCGGCCGAGACCCGCTACGCCACGAGCGTCTGGGTGGAGGCATCGCTCCACCTCAGTCCAACcttcgccgccgcagccgccgccacgtACAAGGCCGAGGTGAGGCCAGCTGCCTTCAAGGACAGGCCCAAGAAAGCGGCCGCCGAGATCAACCAGTGGGTCGCGCGCAACACCGGCGGCCTCGTCAAGGACATCCTGTCCAAGGCCAAGCCGCTGGATTCCTCCACGCGGCTCGTCCTCGCCAACACGGTACGGTTCCGCGGCAACTGGCAGGACGCCTTCTCCCCGGACCTCACCGCCGAGGGCACGTTCTACATCGACGCCGATCCAGGCCACGCCGTCCGCGTGCCCTTCATGACGGGGAGCCGCGATCACGAGCTGCTGCGGATCGGCGTCCACCCAGGCTTCAAGGTCCTGTGCATGCCCTACCGCCGACGCTCATCCTCCTCGTTCGCCATGTACATCTTCCTCCCGGACGCCCGCGACGGCCTGCGGGGCCTCGTGCGCGCGCTCGGCGCCAACCCGGCCAAGCTCCTGCACCGTTCGGTGGTGCCGGTGGAGGGGTTCACCGTGGGCAAGCTCAAGATCCCAAAGTTCGAGGTCTCCGTTAGGATGGAGGCCAGGCCGATCCTTGAGGGCCTCGGGTTGGACCTGCCGTTCCTCAGCTCCGCCGAGCCCTTCTCCGAGATGCTGGGTCCGCCGGCACCACCTGTCGCCCTAGCGTCCATGGTCCACCAGTGCTTCCTCAGCGTCGACGAGAAAGGGACGGTGGCGGCTGCCGCCACCGTGGCAGATGATGAGGGGTGTGACTGGTCTGATGATCCTCGTGTCAACTTCGTCGCCGACCATCCCTTCCTCTTCTTTCTCATGGAGGAGTTCACTGGCGTTGTGCTCTTCGCAGGCCAAGTTGTCAACCCTTTACTCCATTTGATCACTCCATTTATCCTCCTTCAAAGCCTACTACTATATCTTACCAGGCGTCATGTGGAAATTAATCAATATCACCATGTTCTCGTCGTCGGCAAAAACTGTGCAAGTGAAACAGTAATCCATATTAGAAACCGAAAAATACGAGTCTGCTGTCCTGAGGTGCCTCCTACTACGGGAAAACAACACGTTGCCGTGTGAGctaaatgcacggcaaaggccaaAAATTGCACGGCAAAGGCATTGCCGTCCgccaacgcacggcaaagatcagACGGCAACCTCTACGACGGCAaagaatctttgccgtgcgttttggcAATTATGTACGGCAAAGACCCTTTGCCATGCACGTGTTCTTTGCCCTGCGTCGATCGCCTGTGCCGTGAGCCATTTCGTTGCCGTGCGCTGGACAACTTTTGCCGTGAGTCCCCCTTTCCCGTGTGCATTCAGTTCTTTGCCGGGTGTGCTCTACCTGGACGCACGGCATAGAGGTTTTgctaaattaaaaaaaaatggcGACGGTGCTGACGTCCTCGACCGGCGGGAGAAGGGACATGAGCAGCATCCTTGACCGGCGGTGGCATCCACGTCTAAGGGATTCCAAAGCTGGGCCAGCACGAGGGAGCGCCGCGGCGCAGGACGGAGACGTCAGAGGAGAGCTTGGCGGCGGCGCACGATAGAGGGCGGCGGCGTCCTCGACCGGCGGGCAGATGGGATGGGAGCACTTCTTTGACCGGCGGCGGCGCCCACATCCAAGGGATTCGGGAGCTGGGCGAGCTCGTGGGATGGCGACGGCGCACGACCGGGACTTCGGAGTAGAGCCTGGCGGCGGCGCACGAACGGGACATCGGAGGAGAGCCTGGCAGCGGCGTACGACAGAGGGCGACAGCGTCCTTGACCGGCAGGAGGAGGGACGGGGGCGGCTCCCTTGACCGGCGGCGGGCGAGCGCGAGGAAGGGCGGCTGTACACGATGGGGAAGTCGGAGGAGAGCCTGGCGGCGAGGCACGGCGCGCCTGCTCGAGGCCGACCatgcctggcagcgagcctggtAGCTAGCTCTCCATCAGCCGCTCATTGaggataagggcatctccagcggcgcgacgcatttcagacgcccaaaagtggtcggtagcgtccgtttgcgtcgcccagcggacatattttgaccgcgcgtccgtttgcgtctgggtgtgcttccaccggggcgacccatttttgaattgcaacatagtttgaTCTTCATACAATTCCTTTGGTTTTCTACCACGAGCGATTGATTACATATGAAAACCAAATATAGAAagtacataaaaactatacaagacCTAGACTACTTggttcctgacgggccggcaccgtcgttgcgtcgctccgtggcctgcttctccgccgcctcccgcgcggccgctatggctcggtgcgccgccgcgtcctcttgcagtgcctgctccagcctcgcgttggcggcctcgtccttgagcgtctcgaaagactcgacgagggcccgctgctccgccgccttctcctccggcgtcggcgcatcagggtcatcggatgaccatgaaatctccgagtcagagtcctcggctgcagcggcggccgccagcctgcgctgttccagctcggcgtcgacagCCGCATGGGCCgctcgctcctcctctgcttccttctccgcttcagccaggtccgcggcgtccctgaccgggtggaggaggtcggtgctgtcgtcggagtcgaacccgtcgtcggagctcgaggccgggggaggtggagtgggaggtgaaggtggaggtggaggcgcggcagcctggccgtgcccggcgctgctcatggtggatctactgagtggcgctacggcagcggcggctagggtttagtgcggaggagatgctggcgcccctgtttatataggtcggaggcagggcgacggccgcgccacgcggggcatcgccattactacgcgcggcacgcgagccagccgcagactgccgaagcgacgcctcgctgccagtactggcggagaagacgcatcgacgctgcgtctGCTAGCTGCGCacgtctactagctgcgcacgctcgcggaagccgaggcacgccattaacgcggccctgcaagcgcgcccgcaagtaatgccgccgaagacgaagcagttgtgacgctgccaggcgggcccgtgccaggaccaagcggtcactttgcgcgtccgcgcagcgtccgccgagacgcaaacctggcgcatatttgggccaggtttgcgtctctgcggacggcccggtcactttgcgtcgcgccgctggagagggtgcacgACACATTTTCGGTCAtggcggacgcaaacggacgctcgtcgcgccgctggagatgccctaaggataTGAGTGGGTTGGTCCAATTTGAGGATAAGATATGGCCAACACTCGGTGTGTGGTTGGTGAGTAGGAGGCTGAACGGACCGTGTCCGTTGATTTTTCCCAGCCATACACGGATCTTCGCCATGTCACCGATCCACGGCACAAGCTGTCAACCAATCAGAATTCACGCCTATCTTTGCCGTGTGTAAACACTCGGCAAAaccctttttcattttttttcattctttccttttctttctttttttctagCTATAAACACTTGCAACTATGGTGTTTCCATGCAACTACGTTTCAAATGAGCTAGGTATGATCTATTAAGCATGACTTTTTCACAATAATACTCGTAGGCGACAGAGGGGAAGGTGAgaagtctcgtcggtgctgcgcggccTCCACACGTTGCCGGCGTCCGCACGCCACCGCGTGTTCCTGCGCTTTCTTTCCGCCGCTTCTGGCCTCTTCCCGcgctatcttcccgcctcttccggCGACACCGGCGTCAATAAAAGCCCCCCTCCCCCCCCTCCCCGtggctcaatggcagccaccacagccgccggtaCCCCTTTCTCCCCCGCAAGCACAGCCCTACGTAATGATGAACCGCCTCGGCGCCGGCCAgttccctcctccaccaccgtctccaccaccatcgtacggtgttcgacgccgccacggaagaggcgcggcggcgccgggcggaggagatgggTGAGCGGTGGCGTTCAGAGCGGCAACGCCTGCACATGGAGCGGTATTTCCAGTACCGTGAATGGCAGGAGGCGATGGAGCAGCAATAGCGGGAGGCGATGGAGCATCAGCAGCTGCAGGcggtggagcgtcagcagcggcaggcggcggaggagcgtcagtaGCGGGAGGCGGCGTTGGCGGCAATGGAGGCGGCCTGGGGGGCgcgggcggatgcgttggcggcggacaccgacgcgttggcggcgcaactggaggcgcaaatggaggaggacgaggcggaggaggatgaggcggagcaggaggaggacgacgacgacttcgagtggtCTGACGACGATGGGCCACACCCGGATGAGGCGGCGGATCAGCAACGAGCGctggtcgagtccttcgagtcggataagaagctccaggacgacgccgtgCCCGCGAAGACGCGCAGATTCGCCGtgtcgtcgagctctccctccaggcggcacaACATGGGAGGGCATGCGACGAtgcgctgctggagcagcggcgtctggtcACCGTCCTACGCATGGAGAGGTGGCGCGCGGAACAGGAGCTGCGGCGAAGGGGAGGCAACGACAGGGCGGGTCCGTCGAACGCCCGCCGGGCGGTTAGTAGGCTAGGATTTAGATGAAATGTAGTTGTTTTCATTCAAacatgtaatatataatcaactttaaatgggcgataacacttagttaGCAGATTCCTCGGCCGTGGGTTGCTCCGAAATACTAATATATATATCGGGGGTGAAGATGTAGAGTACTTGTTGTATTGTAAAAGTGTGGGTAtacacattgtcttaagtaacactagcTAAAAACTAATACCAATCTAAAGAGAAAAGATAAGTATTAAAATATATACaaaagaaagttaaaaaatgaaaatttcaTATTACGCATGGCAAAGGCCAAAACGCACGGCAATGGCTTTGTTTGCCGTGAATCGTTGACATTGCTCACGGCAAAGGGATGGCTTTGCCGTGCAGTATGTATTTACCGTGCGCCTCTTTCACTCTTTGCCGTGAAGCTTTTCTGTCATTTGCCGTGTTGCATGTCTTTACCGTGCGTTTTGTCAATTCTTTGCCGTATGCCTGTGCGTTGCCGTGCGTTTTCCTGCGGTCACACGGTAAAGACGGCTTTACCGTGcgacgacgcacggcaaagaaaatgtGGACGGCAACGCCGGTTTTTCCCGTAGTGTCAGGTAGGGTTCTTTTATTATATAGAGTACATATTACACTACTATACATCTACCATAGgtatgttgaaatattgggcccacatttggtggcccatactagatttcagattttccctataaatctcaaagcccacttagtggcagccttgtgagtttgagcccaagttggtggcagctcactagggagtgacaagaggtgggaagtttagtcccacatggaaagttgggaggaagttagaccaccttataaggtgggttgttccacccctagtaagtgagtgagaataggagtgctacacgcgcgctcctcctcctcgctcgctcgacacgacacgacacgacacgacacgacgcgcgccgcgctcgtggtcccggatcgtgggctatgtgtaaccgactcgaaacgttcatgcgacgtgggcgtggcccacgttgcctagggtttcccgagcctatataatctcctgcccggctaccgcagaaacacacccaatacacgagttagggtttccacctctctctgcttgcgccgtcatcgtagcctactccatcccgcgcgccgacgtgcatcggcgaatgggagagcaggtctctggaaccgctcgtccttgcgatcctgtacgggagagggcgaattaggtttttgggaagcgctcgcgcggctggctcaagctcttcatcacgggtcgccttccgtccaagtcgggcggtgctgcctaccgtcgtcttcaacgccgtctacttcgacccgtcgtccccgtcgtcaacaacgttgtcatcaacaacgttcattgctgcgacatcatctgctacacctccaccgccacctccaccagatcggtacgtgcgacatatctcgatctgtttagcgatggatgctttactgtttgcgctgctgctactcatgttgattaatgcatctagaatgtttgagtttcacatgttagtagttgctaccattatgttttatattctggaattaatcatggaaattgtgcctaattatccaacaatccaaaaacctaattgtaggaaatttcctgagttaacaatggatggttttgctgatgcactgaggccggataagttcaccggtgtgcactttaagaggtggcaagttaaggccatgctctggcttactcatctgaaagtgttcgaagttagtgatggtttacctgaaggaactatatctgaccaagatcaaaacaagttcaaggaaaacaatactctcttcgtcggatgcgttctgagtattcttgtcgatcgtacgtgtgatgtgtacatgcacataacagatggtaaagagctccgggatgcactgaatgctaaattcggtgcaaccgatgcgagcgatgaactgtacatcatggagagcttccatgacatcgggatggtaaacaaccgttacgtagtcgaacaagctcatgagatacgagtgcattgcgaaagagcttgaactccttaagtgtgccttacacgACAAGTTTgtagctggatgcatcatcgctaagttgcccccttcatggaggaactttgccacaactctcaaacacaagagacaggagatatcggttgaaaatccgatagcgtctcttgatgttgaggagaaagctcgggctaaggataatgcgagaaaggagagggtcgagtctagcgccaacatggtgcgaagaaaccctacaacaagaacaaagggaataacaagccctccttcaataagcctatgaagactacaaccttcaagaagaagaagatgataaacaaagcagatctgagctgctatacctgtggagaggctggccacttttctaaggactatccagagagggcagaccgcaagaaaaatgcgaggcaagtcaacacggtgaccgctagcaatgctgatgggtacggtaatctctttactgttctttaggtatttcaatctccatgttggtggactcatacaggtgctaatgttcatgtgcgtgctgacatctccatgttcacttcttaccaggtcgcccgggattcttccgtcttgatggggaatgggtcacatgcttctgttcgtggtgttggcacggtagatctgaagttcacttcgggaagatcgtgcggctgaggaacgtgcagcatgtccctactatgaacaaaaatctcgttagcggctcccttctatgcgagagatgggtttaaggttgttttagagtcgaataaagtagttgtttccaagtttggacaatttattggtaaaggctatgagtgcggaggcttgttccgcttttcagctttacgatttcagtaataagtctgtgaaccatatttgtggcaatgttagtgatgataccagggtttggcattctcgtttatgtcacattaattttggtttaatgtctcggctatccagtttaagtttaattccgaatttcaccattgccaaaggttctaagtgccatagttgtgtgcaatcaaagcaacctcgaaagcctcacaaggcggccgaggagagaaacttggcacctctagaactcatacattcgatttatgcgagatgaatggtgtgttgacaaaaggtggaaagagatatttcatgacattgattgatgatgcgactagattttgctatgtttatttgttgcgaactaaagatgaagctttagactactttaaaatttataaggccgaagttgaaaatcaactagagagaaagatcaagcgtcttaggtcggatcgtggtggcgaatattttcctaaaatctttgatgaattactgtgaggaacatggcattattcatgagaggacgcctccctattcaccccaatcaaacgggattgccgagaggaaaaaccgcactgtcggcgacttggtgaattccatgttagccactgctggtttatcaaaggcatggtgggggaggctttgttgacttcatgtcatgtcctgaatagagttcctaacaagaataaagataaaaccccttacgaggagtgggctgggagaaaaccatcactttcgtatttgcgcacatggggatgtttggcgaaagtcaatattccaattaccaagaagcgcaaacttggaccaaagacagtggattgcatctttctaggttatgctcctcggagtgtaggatatagatttttagtagttcaatccgaggtacctgatatgcatgttgatactattatggaatctcgtgatgcaacattttttgagaatatgtttcctatgaaagatatgcatagcattgctagaatttctacttgagataattcctgagtctagaacatctaatgagtattttgaacaatcacatgagaatgttgcgagaaggatgacaatgaagctcctaaacggagcaagagacgaaggattgaaaaatcctttggtgatgacttcattgtgtaccttgtggatgatactcccacatccattgcagaggcatatgcatctccagatgcagatgactggaaataagctgtccataatgagatggactcgattctttctaatggaacttgggagttgtcggaacgaccccatggatgcaagccggtgaggctgcaaatgggtgttcaagaagaagctaagacctgatggtactattgaaaagtacaaggcatggcttgtagcgaaaggctacacacgagagaaggcgaagattacttcgacacctattcacacagtcgctagacttaccaccattcgagtactactatccatggctgcctcctatggtcttatcgttcatcaaatggacgtaaagccaACTTTCCTtattggagagttggaagaggaaatctatatggatcagcctgatgggtttgtagtaaaaggtgaagaaagaaaggtgtgcaagttgctgaaatctttatatggcctgaaacaagcacctaagcaatggcatgagaagtttgacggaactttaacttcgtaggctttgttgtcaatgaaggtcgacaagtgcgtttactatcgccatggtgggggcgaatgtgttatactatgtttgtatgcggatgatattctgatctttggtacaaacatgaaagtaatacacgaggtcaagtctttcttgtcaaagagctttgatatgaaagatgcgggagaaggcgatgtgattcgaacatcaagctgattaagaacgagtgggattactctaacgcaatcccattatgttgagaagatcttgagccggttcggctatattgatagcaagccttcttcaacactttatgatcccagtgtgacactacgcaagaaccggaggattgccatagatcaattgagatattctcagatcgttggctcactcatgtacttagcgagcgcgactagacccgacatctcttttgctgttagcaagttgagtagattCATGTCAaaaccgggtactgatcattggcatgcacttgatagggtcatgcgctacctatgtggtacaatgagttatgggattcactattcggggcacccagttgtgcttgaaggatatagtgattcgaattggatctcgagaTGGAGCTGAtgcgtacgccacaagtgggtatgtatttacctttggaggtggcgcaataTCATGGAGAtcctgcaagcaaaccatattgacgaggtcaactatggaagcgagaacttacttgctttagacacaaccaactgttgaatcggaatggttgcgtgagctcttgatggacttgctcgtggttgaaaaacctgttccggcaatccttttgaattgtgacaatcaaagccgtaattgtcaaagtgaacaattctaaggataacgcgaagtcatcaagacacgtcaagagacattTGAAGTAcgtcgggaaattgcgaaactccggagtaataagctgttacatatattcaaatagacaaaaacctggcagatcctttacgaagggactatcacgtaatgtgatagaaagtgcatcgaggagatgggtttgagacccgttgatgttacgccatagtggtaacc contains the following coding sequences:
- the LOC124652924 gene encoding serpin-Z1-like, with translation MANATNHVDAVSDQAALSVRLLARLRKNKNLAFSPLSFHAMLSLLAAGASAAARDQIVSFLGPAGAEAHAALASKVASRVLAAAETRYATSVWVEASLHLSPTFAAAAAATYKAEVRPAAFKDRPKKAAAEINQWVARNTGGLVKDILSKAKPLDSSTRLVLANTVRFRGNWQDAFSPDLTAEGTFYIDADPGHAVRVPFMTGSRDHELLRIGVHPGFKVLCMPYRRRSSSSFAMYIFLPDARDGLRGLVRALGANPAKLLHRSVVPVEGFTVGKLKIPKFEVSVRMEARPILEGLGLDLPFLSSAEPFSEMLGPPAPPVALASMVHQCFLSVDEKGTVAAAATVADDEGCDWSDDPRVNFVADHPFLFFLMEEFTGVVLFAGQVVNPLLHLITPFILLQSLLLYLTRRHVEINQYHHVLVVGKNCASETVIHIRNRKIRVCCPEVPPTTGKQHVAV